One part of the Candidatus Mancarchaeum acidiphilum genome encodes these proteins:
- a CDS encoding phenylalanine--tRNA ligase subunit alpha, protein MIGYEYRVLYFIAAHEKAEFDEILNGIGINEDSLRWAIEDLKLRKAITGDDEVKVTYTLTDEGRSYLSEFPEETLAKYINSKGSLEIKNVPGDMRIGFIWAKKNGWIDINDGVLTLTDAGKNSLGNEFNYPLKEALNFINDGKFSSIDDERAKILISRKLIEKKEKAYIGNIKITDEGNKLLSTEKEEDRIGSLSRNLMVHRGWEGKGFEPYSVDAEVAPSYPALRHPMNEFINYIRYKMVSLGFKETSGSIIQPAFWVFDSLFSPQDHPTRDMQDTFFLSSPEKIDIDDEELINKVKNMHLSNWKGKWDINNAKQAVLRTHTTAVSAHSMYNYRNVDFTTPVKLFTIDKAFRNESVDYKHLAEMYQFDGVVIGKDLSMANLIWILKEFFQSLGLEIRVQPSYFPFTEPSFEVHHFDNEHNDWIEMGGAGVIRNDITEALGLKGATVLAWGLGLDRMMLSRAKLNSLSDIYKNNIGWLRTRKKIEF, encoded by the coding sequence TTGATAGGCTATGAATACAGAGTTTTATACTTTATAGCTGCACATGAAAAGGCAGAATTCGATGAAATTTTAAACGGGATTGGGATTAATGAAGATTCTTTGCGGTGGGCTATAGAGGACTTAAAGCTCAGAAAGGCCATAACAGGGGATGATGAGGTTAAAGTAACTTATACCTTGACTGATGAAGGGAGATCTTATCTTTCAGAATTTCCAGAAGAGACTCTTGCCAAATATATAAATTCAAAAGGATCGCTAGAGATTAAGAATGTGCCGGGCGACATGAGAATAGGTTTCATATGGGCAAAAAAGAATGGGTGGATAGATATAAATGATGGTGTATTGACTCTTACGGATGCAGGTAAGAACTCTCTTGGAAATGAATTTAATTATCCCCTAAAAGAAGCGCTTAACTTTATCAATGATGGAAAGTTTTCGAGTATTGATGATGAAAGAGCAAAGATTTTGATATCAAGAAAGCTAATTGAAAAGAAGGAGAAAGCATACATAGGAAATATTAAGATAACTGATGAGGGAAATAAACTTTTATCTACAGAAAAAGAGGAAGACCGGATAGGCTCATTGAGCAGGAATCTTATGGTGCATAGAGGATGGGAAGGGAAAGGCTTTGAGCCTTATTCCGTTGATGCAGAAGTTGCACCTTCATATCCTGCTTTAAGGCATCCTATGAATGAGTTTATAAATTATATACGATATAAGATGGTTTCACTTGGATTCAAGGAAACCTCTGGTAGCATAATACAGCCAGCGTTTTGGGTGTTTGACTCGCTCTTCTCGCCTCAAGATCACCCCACAAGGGATATGCAGGACACGTTCTTTCTGTCTTCGCCAGAAAAGATAGATATAGATGACGAGGAACTGATAAACAAAGTAAAGAACATGCACCTTAGCAACTGGAAAGGGAAATGGGATATCAACAATGCGAAGCAGGCAGTCCTTAGGACGCATACAACGGCGGTATCTGCACATAGTATGTACAATTACAGGAATGTCGATTTTACCACTCCTGTAAAGCTATTCACTATAGACAAGGCCTTCAGGAATGAGAGCGTGGACTACAAGCACCTTGCAGAGATGTATCAATTTGATGGTGTTGTAATAGGCAAGGATTTGAGCATGGCAAACCTCATATGGATACTGAAGGAATTTTTCCAATCGCTCGGCCTTGAGATACGCGTACAGCCTTCTTATTTCCCCTTTACTGAACCAAGCTTTGAGGTACATCATTTCGATAATGAGCATAATGATTGGATTGAGATGGGGGGAGCTGGAGTTATAAGAAATGACATAACTGAAGCATTAGGGCTTAAAGGTGCAACAGTATTGGCATGGGGGCTTGGCCTGGACCGCATGATGCTTTCAAGGGCAAAGCTCAATAGCCTATCGGATATCTATAAAAATAATATAGGCTGGCTTAGGACAAGGAAAAAGATAGAGTTTTAA
- a CDS encoding valine--tRNA ligase, which produces MYDPESEKKWNTYWKENEMFLFDETDRKKPIFIIDTPPPNTTGELHMGQVYWISYIDSIARYKRFKGYNVLYPQGWDTQGFPVELQVEKDHKGLSKEEFYNKCVEYATKNLNKMKEQMLEMGASFDDRYEYVTMSDDYHRKIQLSLIEMQEKGLIYLADHPVEWCPHCKSSISREESDDVEKNTTLNYIEFKFDSKEEKSIIIATTRPELLHACVAIMVNPSDERYNKLIGKEAIVPIFGQKVKVFSDESIDKDFGTGAEMVCTFGDKHDAELYYKYNLRLIKSIDDDGRLINAGKYEGLSIKEARSAIIDELRTLNLLSKQDNLKHSVKIHDRCSSEIEIISSLQWFVKTKEFSGKLKEYAKQIKWTPANTIQKLFDWADYIEWDWNISRNRVFGTPIPFWYCSDCHYILAADKEKLPINTSSIKPPIDACPKCGSHNLVGEEKVCDVWVDSSITPMIIAGWPDNKELFKRAFPVSVRIQGVDIIRTWAFYTTLRTMLLTDNKPFENLLLNGMILGKDGREMHKSFGNGVNPRDAIKQYSIDSIRLWVAISGDIGSDKKYSDSLLNYSKSFILKVYNSAMFIKNLIDKSMPPEEPPPKGFELLDIWIINRFNEVVKEADKYYSEFNLYGAAMALVNFYWYEFCDYYIEDVKYRVYSDGESISKKAALYTLNYIMSNSLVMLAPIIPHAAEEINSLFSDSSVFNKKFPEYKELAPEETYTINGYIFKSSIVNIDYINAGKFVNQIITDVRKEKAQRKLALNAPVKSIKLEVPETYYEIAKVSEKDLKGILNADKITLTKSNEYSLSLDL; this is translated from the coding sequence GTGTATGACCCTGAATCAGAAAAAAAATGGAATACTTATTGGAAAGAGAACGAAATGTTCTTATTTGACGAAACAGATCGCAAAAAGCCTATTTTCATAATCGATACACCTCCACCAAATACCACCGGAGAATTGCATATGGGTCAAGTTTACTGGATATCCTATATTGATTCAATTGCAAGGTATAAGAGATTTAAAGGGTACAACGTGCTTTACCCACAGGGTTGGGATACACAAGGTTTTCCTGTAGAACTACAGGTAGAGAAGGATCACAAAGGTCTTTCAAAAGAAGAGTTTTACAACAAATGTGTAGAGTACGCAACCAAAAATTTGAACAAAATGAAGGAGCAGATGCTTGAGATGGGCGCATCATTTGATGACAGATATGAATATGTAACTATGTCTGATGATTACCACAGGAAAATACAACTCTCATTAATTGAGATGCAGGAGAAGGGCCTTATATATCTCGCGGACCACCCAGTGGAATGGTGCCCTCACTGCAAGTCATCAATATCAAGGGAAGAAAGCGATGATGTGGAGAAAAACACAACACTTAATTACATAGAATTTAAATTTGATTCAAAAGAGGAAAAATCTATAATAATAGCGACAACAAGGCCTGAACTTCTGCATGCATGTGTAGCGATTATGGTAAACCCATCGGACGAACGCTATAATAAGTTAATAGGAAAGGAGGCCATCGTCCCAATATTCGGGCAAAAAGTAAAAGTGTTTTCGGATGAATCCATAGACAAGGATTTTGGTACTGGAGCAGAAATGGTCTGCACATTTGGAGACAAGCATGATGCCGAACTTTATTATAAATACAATCTAAGGCTGATAAAATCTATAGATGACGATGGAAGGCTTATCAATGCAGGGAAATATGAAGGATTGTCAATAAAGGAGGCTAGGTCAGCCATAATCGATGAGCTGAGGACCTTGAATCTGCTCAGCAAGCAGGATAACCTGAAGCATAGCGTAAAAATACATGACAGATGTTCAAGCGAAATTGAAATAATCTCATCTCTGCAGTGGTTTGTTAAGACAAAGGAATTTTCAGGTAAGCTAAAGGAATATGCAAAGCAAATAAAATGGACACCCGCAAACACAATCCAAAAGCTTTTTGACTGGGCGGATTATATAGAGTGGGATTGGAACATATCAAGAAACCGTGTATTCGGCACCCCAATTCCATTCTGGTACTGTTCAGATTGCCATTATATATTGGCTGCAGATAAAGAAAAGCTCCCTATAAACACCAGTTCAATAAAGCCGCCTATTGACGCATGCCCAAAGTGTGGTTCGCACAACTTGGTAGGGGAAGAAAAGGTATGTGATGTTTGGGTAGACTCGTCCATAACCCCTATGATAATAGCAGGATGGCCTGACAACAAAGAGCTTTTCAAAAGAGCTTTTCCAGTAAGTGTAAGAATACAGGGAGTTGATATAATAAGGACATGGGCGTTCTACACTACCCTAAGGACAATGCTTTTGACCGATAACAAGCCATTTGAGAATCTATTATTGAACGGGATGATACTAGGAAAAGACGGAAGGGAGATGCACAAGAGTTTTGGAAACGGCGTGAACCCAAGAGATGCCATCAAGCAATACTCTATAGATTCTATCAGGCTATGGGTAGCAATAAGCGGTGATATAGGAAGCGATAAAAAGTACTCTGACAGCCTGCTTAACTATTCAAAGAGCTTTATACTAAAAGTATACAACTCCGCAATGTTCATAAAGAACCTTATTGACAAGTCAATGCCTCCGGAAGAGCCTCCGCCTAAAGGGTTTGAATTGCTTGATATATGGATCATCAACAGGTTCAACGAGGTAGTTAAAGAGGCCGATAAATACTACTCCGAATTCAACCTTTATGGGGCAGCCATGGCACTTGTAAACTTTTACTGGTATGAATTCTGTGACTACTACATAGAGGATGTAAAGTATAGAGTTTACTCGGATGGCGAATCAATTAGTAAGAAAGCAGCGCTTTACACATTAAACTATATAATGTCGAATTCCCTGGTCATGCTCGCTCCAATAATCCCACATGCGGCGGAGGAAATAAATTCATTATTCAGCGACAGCAGCGTATTCAATAAGAAATTCCCAGAATACAAGGAGTTAGCCCCAGAGGAAACTTACACGATAAACGGATATATATTCAAGAGCAGCATAGTGAATATAGACTACATAAATGCGGGCAAATTCGTAAACCAGATAATAACGGATGTAAGGAAGGAGAAAGCGCAGAGGAAGCTTGCATTGAACGCTCCAGTCAAATCCATAAAACTGGAAGTTCCGGAAACCTACTATGAGATAGCAAAGGTATCGGAAAAAGACCTCAAGGGAATACTAAACGCGGATAAGATAACTTTAACAAAATCCAATGAATATTCACTGTCATTGGATTTATAA
- a CDS encoding 30S ribosomal protein S15, giving the protein MAKLHTKRHGKSGSLKPIMEKGQLPEGLKVNKEEIEKLIVDYAQHGMPPALIGETLKKEKGVGYIKQITGKRLMQILKDNNMKFDLPPDLMDLMKKAVRLNKHMANNHMDVHNKIRLKRVESKIWRLTKYYINEGVLPEGWRYNAQQAELLIKRV; this is encoded by the coding sequence ATGGCAAAACTTCATACAAAAAGACATGGAAAATCAGGATCCCTTAAGCCAATAATGGAAAAAGGACAACTTCCGGAAGGCTTAAAAGTGAACAAGGAGGAAATAGAGAAACTTATCGTGGATTATGCCCAGCACGGAATGCCTCCTGCATTGATAGGTGAAACGCTGAAGAAAGAAAAAGGCGTAGGTTACATAAAGCAGATAACAGGGAAAAGGCTGATGCAGATACTTAAGGACAATAACATGAAATTTGATCTTCCTCCAGATTTAATGGATCTGATGAAAAAAGCGGTAAGGCTGAACAAACATATGGCCAACAATCACATGGATGTGCATAACAAAATAAGACTAAAGAGAGTAGAATCTAAGATATGGAGGCTTACAAAATACTACATCAACGAAGGAGTATTGCCTGAAGGCTGGAGATACAACGCACAGCAAGCAGAATTACTTATAAAGAGAGTGTAA
- a CDS encoding EamA family transporter — MNKKLLYLLVLSSSALLGSFGQLFFKYSLTLLGTAFDYGSLMMVLGLAAYGLSTVIYFYVLSRVHLSWAYSVSGISYIVAVILSRLVLLENVTYLRWAGVILIFIGVVLVSYT, encoded by the coding sequence ATGAATAAAAAACTGCTGTATCTTTTAGTCCTTTCATCGTCTGCATTATTAGGCAGCTTTGGGCAGCTTTTCTTTAAGTACTCATTGACGCTTTTGGGTACCGCATTTGACTATGGGTCGTTGATGATGGTTCTTGGCCTTGCGGCTTATGGGCTGTCAACTGTGATATATTTCTATGTACTGAGTAGAGTGCATTTAAGTTGGGCATATAGTGTAAGCGGAATAAGTTATATTGTTGCGGTTATATTGTCAAGATTAGTTCTTTTGGAAAACGTGACTTACCTAAGATGGGCAGGCGTAATCCTTATATTTATAGGAGTGGTGTTAGTAAGTTATACCTGA
- a CDS encoding EamA family transporter — MIIYIIIFLTLFAALIASLSQIAFKTSLGKSGLSLLMLIKKVFSDKMILLGLLGYAVSLVIYLFALDRAPLSVVYPIFASSFIFVTLFSKFLLHEKISLIRYIGISVIFLGILIVAISY, encoded by the coding sequence ATGATTATATATATAATTATATTTTTAACGCTTTTTGCGGCATTGATAGCTTCTTTGTCACAGATTGCATTTAAGACAAGCTTGGGAAAATCTGGTTTGAGTTTATTGATGCTTATTAAAAAGGTCTTCTCAGATAAAATGATACTCCTCGGGCTGCTGGGTTATGCTGTTAGCCTGGTTATTTATCTTTTCGCCTTGGATCGTGCACCTCTTTCGGTTGTCTATCCAATATTTGCAAGCAGCTTCATATTTGTCACCTTATTTTCCAAATTCCTTCTCCATGAGAAGATTAGCTTAATAAGGTACATCGGGATATCTGTCATATTCCTGGGCATATTGATAGTCGCAATATCATATTAG
- the topA gene encoding DNA topoisomerase I: MTNTLIIAEKPSVAARIAEAIGDSRPESKSNGRYRYYEINSGGQKIFIAPAVGHLFTIKQKGSAHGYPVLDVEWAPSYAVSKNSAFTKGYLDTLRKLSENCDYFINACDYDTEGTVIGTNIIKDVTKQDLASLNGKAHRMKFSTTTDKDLRESYKNIEPLDLNNYYAGETRHILDWLWGINFSRALTAALWGSLKKPLSIGRVQGPTLSILSTRELEIKDFKPEPFWKITGEIKGVKFTNSKGNIFDKSIAELAFKNTELHLDEGRIEKIDVKEESKQPPPPFDLTSLQIEASHVLNLDPSVTLSIAQSLYEKSYISYPRTSSQKLPYTLGLPSIISEIAKNPEYRDIAQSLLSRKRFKPVEGKKTDEAHPSVFPTGVLPKELSRQEQQLYDLVTRRFLSCFEENASIMHTNISAAFGDEKYKASGARITKKGWMDTYKYAKLSEVELPEFLQNEPVKLDNPNMAELKTQPPKRYTKAGIIAELEKRGLGTKATRAAIVDTLFKRNYVTGQQLQVTDFGLAVYNALLHNCEMIIDEKTTRKLDKDLEEIIDNKITENDVISEGKKLLLEALKVFDEHKVQIGNELKSSFKSVNSLGKCPKCGGDLVIRHSHIGKQFVACSNYPNCTVTYPLPQSAKIVPTGKVCEHCKTPIVKVIRKGKKSFEMDLDPNCITKKAYYEKANKQPQESSNPVNAVTAKSMLDKSTQKPKKTKTRKKSSTKKRATSAKSKAKQAKAPKTKGD, translated from the coding sequence ATGACAAATACGCTTATAATAGCAGAGAAGCCAAGTGTAGCAGCTAGGATAGCTGAAGCTATAGGCGATTCCAGGCCAGAATCAAAGTCTAACGGCAGATACAGGTATTACGAGATAAATTCAGGAGGGCAAAAGATATTCATCGCTCCTGCGGTAGGGCATTTGTTCACAATAAAACAGAAGGGGTCAGCCCATGGTTATCCTGTGCTTGATGTGGAATGGGCGCCTTCTTATGCGGTAAGCAAGAACTCCGCCTTTACTAAAGGTTACCTAGATACTTTAAGAAAGCTCTCCGAAAACTGCGACTATTTCATAAATGCATGCGATTATGATACAGAAGGGACTGTAATAGGCACAAACATAATAAAGGATGTGACTAAACAGGACCTGGCCAGTTTGAATGGAAAGGCGCACAGGATGAAATTCTCTACTACGACTGACAAGGATTTGCGCGAATCATACAAAAACATTGAGCCGTTAGATTTAAACAATTATTACGCAGGTGAGACAAGGCACATATTGGACTGGCTTTGGGGGATAAACTTCAGCAGGGCCCTAACTGCAGCCTTGTGGGGTTCACTAAAGAAACCTTTAAGCATAGGAAGGGTCCAAGGGCCAACCCTATCGATCTTATCAACAAGAGAGCTTGAGATAAAGGATTTCAAGCCAGAGCCATTCTGGAAGATAACTGGGGAGATAAAAGGTGTGAAGTTTACGAATTCCAAGGGAAACATATTTGATAAGAGCATAGCAGAGCTTGCTTTTAAAAATACCGAATTGCATCTTGATGAAGGAAGGATTGAAAAAATAGATGTAAAAGAGGAAAGCAAGCAGCCCCCACCTCCATTTGATCTGACCTCCTTGCAGATAGAGGCAAGCCACGTGCTAAATCTTGATCCCTCAGTGACGCTTTCAATAGCACAAAGCTTATACGAAAAGTCATATATATCTTACCCAAGGACTTCATCGCAAAAGCTTCCTTACACCTTGGGGTTGCCATCAATAATATCAGAGATAGCCAAGAATCCAGAATACAGGGATATAGCACAATCCCTGCTGTCCAGGAAAAGGTTCAAGCCAGTCGAAGGCAAAAAAACGGACGAAGCCCATCCATCCGTATTCCCTACCGGTGTTCTTCCAAAAGAACTATCAAGGCAGGAGCAGCAGCTTTATGATCTGGTAACCCGCCGTTTCCTATCCTGTTTTGAAGAGAATGCATCTATAATGCACACGAATATATCTGCAGCATTCGGAGATGAAAAATACAAAGCATCAGGTGCAAGGATTACAAAGAAGGGATGGATGGATACGTACAAATACGCAAAGCTCTCCGAAGTCGAGCTTCCAGAGTTCCTGCAAAACGAGCCTGTAAAGCTGGACAACCCAAACATGGCGGAACTGAAAACACAGCCCCCTAAAAGATATACAAAAGCAGGCATAATTGCAGAATTAGAAAAAAGAGGATTGGGCACAAAGGCAACAAGGGCTGCTATAGTAGATACCCTTTTCAAGAGGAACTACGTAACAGGCCAGCAGCTTCAGGTAACTGATTTTGGACTAGCCGTTTATAATGCGCTGTTGCATAACTGCGAAATGATAATTGATGAAAAGACAACAAGGAAGCTTGACAAGGACCTTGAGGAAATAATAGACAACAAGATTACCGAAAATGATGTCATATCAGAAGGGAAAAAACTCCTTTTGGAGGCCCTTAAAGTATTTGACGAGCACAAGGTGCAGATAGGAAATGAATTAAAATCGTCCTTCAAATCAGTAAATTCCTTAGGAAAATGCCCTAAATGCGGAGGCGACTTAGTCATAAGGCATTCACATATAGGGAAGCAGTTCGTTGCCTGCTCAAACTATCCAAACTGCACTGTCACTTATCCTCTGCCACAATCCGCAAAGATAGTTCCAACAGGTAAGGTTTGCGAACACTGCAAGACGCCAATTGTAAAGGTAATCCGCAAAGGAAAGAAATCTTTTGAGATGGACTTGGATCCGAACTGCATTACTAAAAAGGCGTATTACGAAAAGGCAAACAAGCAACCGCAGGAATCAAGTAACCCTGTAAATGCAGTTACCGCCAAATCAATGCTCGACAAATCCACACAAAAACCTAAAAAAACGAAGACACGCAAGAAAAGCAGCACAAAAAAGAGGGCAACATCTGCCAAGAGCAAGGCCAAACAGGCAAAGGCTCCAAAGACAAAAGGCGATTAA
- a CDS encoding tRNA (adenine-N1)-methyltransferase, translating to MSNLIYIPPSYKKLKRGPQVILPKDIGIIIAYSGIDKNSTCVDAGTGSGWLAVSLAKVCKKVTSYELREDFAKIAEKNKVIANVPNLKIKLQDITKGIKEKDIDLVTLDFPGSEKAVRTAHKCLKSGGCIVGYLPNVEQVKKFVTKLNYYKFYEIETFEVIVRDILVRKEGVRPSTKGVWHTAYLTFGRNHAKIKNQATAKPKFIEKQVSKI from the coding sequence TTGTCTAATTTGATATATATTCCACCATCTTATAAAAAGCTCAAGAGAGGCCCGCAGGTAATATTGCCCAAGGATATAGGGATAATAATAGCGTATTCTGGAATAGACAAAAACAGCACATGCGTTGACGCAGGCACTGGAAGCGGCTGGCTTGCAGTAAGCTTGGCTAAAGTATGCAAAAAAGTAACAAGCTATGAATTGAGGGAGGATTTTGCAAAGATAGCTGAGAAAAACAAGGTTATCGCGAATGTACCTAACCTAAAGATTAAACTGCAGGATATAACAAAAGGTATCAAGGAAAAAGATATTGATTTGGTAACATTGGATTTTCCCGGATCCGAGAAAGCTGTAAGGACAGCCCACAAGTGCCTTAAGTCAGGAGGGTGCATAGTAGGATATCTCCCCAATGTCGAGCAGGTAAAAAAATTCGTTACCAAGCTTAACTATTACAAGTTCTATGAAATTGAAACATTTGAAGTTATAGTTAGGGATATATTAGTGCGCAAAGAAGGTGTAAGGCCATCAACTAAAGGAGTATGGCACACAGCTTATCTTACTTTTGGAAGGAACCACGCAAAAATCAAAAATCAAGCAACTGCAAAACCAAAATTTATAGAGAAGCAAGTAAGCAAAATATAA
- a CDS encoding J domain-containing protein: MLELLVIVPLVFSFNAVLPLIPLIIIIILIAAAAGMTRGFSIFAFFGLDALMGVTQGTGGGRAGKGVRSVNYNRSAGPRSNASKRVPRGLVTNKLKKRKLTKQDTKIRAMKEAMGKNYDPKWRTKRGSVREGNKELKKTTKEYNEFLSNLKKTPSKMAQTGSSTKYPNTTGAMKFATSVLGSSFILSQNNSNKTQAALAKDYVKNKSKEYYKEVKEQERQQRPLAVLKRRKEARMRDLKLYKERLEELYKAQNQKIPPSTKLKSNGLTQDQIDEVNKRMGKATFFAKHSFLGTGAEFYRTAANTILNTQDKMLTQLYGKDYDSKAKGLINMVATGNVVKSSLSQKDQELYDLYKTYDLDKGGTSANVINHMYVGGNYNPDTKTLSQQVREDIKHNMFHPFKQAAMEIGYKDKRGSVDYKNYYKATYGQDLPSGIMTSNKYYFDLVKTIKADHTPPPLPIINTNKPPNVIRVMNTDDNGNPMYRKNGNRVETFLVENHTEDGGVSYGFANKEQIESLRKYELEHGNKYLEEKYKNDKRSWHDIVYGIGEKNSNVSSEAEYDKEGSRKLKTGNYNDRRERDIDNGTTFNYNKATYENAGRMDMYNIKENLLKKNEDDENILKSHTVLSINKDKNNDLITTDNDSSTPPTPNAMQKYKPTYPSNDTKGATDNNTGISQYSQEPNAQTTQVMLYTNIIPFSNSAGSESDSYYSNNGYSHDYHSHTYYSNNYSSSSSSSSNSTSQSINTSQDPYSILGIERDSSYEEIRRAYHKLALKYHPDVHSGRREEAEEKFKKIANAYEEAIYKNEHKAQ, translated from the coding sequence ATGTTGGAGTTGCTCGTGATAGTTCCGTTGGTATTCAGTTTCAATGCAGTACTGCCACTCATACCTTTGATCATAATAATAATACTTATAGCTGCCGCTGCCGGAATGACAAGAGGCTTCAGCATATTTGCATTTTTCGGCCTAGACGCATTAATGGGAGTTACCCAAGGAACTGGCGGAGGCAGGGCAGGAAAGGGAGTAAGAAGCGTAAATTACAACAGGTCTGCAGGTCCAAGGTCAAATGCCTCAAAGCGTGTACCAAGAGGCCTAGTTACTAATAAACTTAAAAAACGTAAACTAACCAAGCAGGATACAAAGATAAGGGCTATGAAAGAAGCAATGGGTAAAAATTATGATCCAAAATGGAGAACTAAAAGAGGTTCTGTAAGAGAAGGAAATAAGGAACTAAAAAAGACAACGAAAGAATATAATGAATTCCTTAGCAATTTAAAAAAGACTCCAAGTAAGATGGCCCAGACAGGCTCAAGCACTAAATATCCAAATACAACAGGAGCAATGAAATTTGCGACATCAGTCTTAGGGTCCTCTTTTATACTTTCGCAGAATAATTCAAATAAAACTCAGGCGGCGTTAGCAAAAGACTATGTAAAGAACAAGTCAAAAGAATACTACAAGGAGGTGAAGGAGCAGGAAAGGCAGCAAAGGCCATTAGCGGTTCTTAAAAGAAGGAAGGAAGCCCGCATGAGAGATCTAAAGCTGTACAAAGAGAGGCTTGAAGAGCTTTACAAAGCCCAGAACCAGAAGATACCTCCTTCAACCAAATTAAAAAGCAACGGACTAACGCAGGATCAAATTGACGAGGTCAACAAGAGGATGGGCAAAGCCACATTTTTTGCAAAGCACTCCTTCCTGGGTACTGGAGCGGAATTTTACAGGACTGCAGCCAATACTATTCTCAACACACAAGACAAGATGCTTACGCAGCTATACGGAAAAGACTACGATTCAAAAGCAAAAGGGCTAATAAATATGGTGGCAACAGGCAATGTTGTCAAAAGTTCACTTAGCCAGAAAGACCAGGAACTATATGACTTGTACAAAACCTATGACCTAGACAAAGGGGGGACAAGTGCAAATGTCATCAATCATATGTATGTAGGAGGCAACTATAATCCCGATACGAAAACCCTCAGTCAGCAGGTAAGAGAAGACATCAAGCACAATATGTTTCATCCGTTTAAGCAAGCAGCAATGGAGATAGGGTATAAGGATAAACGTGGATCGGTCGATTACAAAAATTATTACAAGGCAACTTACGGGCAGGATCTGCCATCAGGGATAATGACGTCAAACAAGTATTACTTCGACTTGGTAAAGACCATTAAGGCGGACCACACCCCACCCCCACTTCCAATAATCAACACAAACAAGCCACCAAATGTTATCAGAGTGATGAATACCGATGACAATGGAAATCCTATGTACCGCAAGAATGGCAACAGAGTGGAGACTTTCCTAGTTGAAAACCACACCGAGGATGGCGGTGTCAGCTACGGATTTGCCAACAAGGAACAAATAGAATCATTGCGCAAGTACGAACTGGAACACGGGAATAAGTATCTGGAAGAGAAGTACAAGAACGATAAAAGATCATGGCACGACATAGTATATGGGATAGGAGAAAAGAACAGCAATGTAAGCTCCGAAGCAGAGTACGACAAGGAAGGAAGCCGCAAACTCAAGACAGGGAATTACAATGACAGGAGGGAGCGCGATATCGATAATGGCACCACATTTAACTACAATAAGGCCACTTATGAAAATGCAGGAAGAATGGACATGTATAATATAAAGGAGAATTTATTGAAAAAGAACGAAGATGATGAGAATATACTGAAAAGCCATACAGTGCTGTCAATAAACAAGGATAAAAACAATGACCTGATTACCACAGATAATGATTCAAGCACGCCCCCAACTCCAAATGCAATGCAGAAATATAAACCTACTTATCCATCAAATGACACAAAGGGGGCAACCGATAATAATACCGGGATATCTCAATATTCCCAAGAACCAAACGCTCAAACAACACAGGTAATGCTTTATACAAACATCATCCCGTTCTCCAATTCAGCTGGATCCGAATCAGATAGCTATTATTCTAACAATGGTTACTCCCATGATTACCACTCACACACTTATTACTCAAATAATTACTCCTCTTCTTCATCGTCATCTTCAAACAGCACTTCACAGAGCATAAACACATCCCAGGATCCCTACTCAATATTAGGGATTGAAAGAGATTCATCCTATGAAGAAATAAGGAGGGCTTACCATAAATTAGCTCTAAAGTACCATCCAGATGTCCATTCAGGTAGGAGAGAGGAAGCAGAAGAAAAATTCAAGAAAATAGCAAATGCATACGAAGAAGCGATATACAAAAATGAGCATAAAGCGCAGTAA